From Candidatus Pedobacter colombiensis, one genomic window encodes:
- a CDS encoding GNAT family N-acetyltransferase has translation MPNQSILHEVNPYIVQTWLKGWSAARQLPAPVIDGEMLFVNVGWPNQVMRYVFAAPTDQLRHLAETITDPWIFLKVCATADLMKELLPLRWVIQAPAYMMTCNNKMTLSITELPKGYTIDINKETAVPIVRILTPEQEEAAIGRVVFVDGFAIYDRIETHPGHRRNGLGSIVMKTLEALAIDHGIKKGILVATTEGKSLYEKLGWKIYTPYTTAVIPALIT, from the coding sequence ATGCCTAATCAAAGCATCCTTCATGAGGTTAACCCTTATATTGTCCAGACGTGGCTTAAAGGTTGGTCTGCTGCAAGGCAGCTACCTGCGCCAGTTATAGATGGCGAAATGCTTTTTGTAAATGTTGGTTGGCCCAATCAGGTCATGCGTTATGTTTTTGCTGCGCCCACGGATCAATTGAGACATTTGGCAGAAACCATTACTGATCCCTGGATTTTCCTAAAAGTCTGCGCTACCGCAGATCTAATGAAAGAATTATTACCCCTACGTTGGGTGATTCAAGCCCCGGCATATATGATGACCTGTAATAATAAAATGACATTATCAATAACAGAACTACCCAAAGGTTACACCATTGATATAAATAAGGAGACTGCTGTTCCTATTGTTAGGATACTTACACCAGAGCAGGAAGAGGCAGCCATTGGCCGGGTTGTGTTTGTGGATGGATTCGCAATATATGACCGAATTGAAACCCATCCCGGTCATCGACGAAATGGATTGGGAAGTATAGTGATGAAGACACTGGAAGCATTAGCAATAGATCATGGTATAAAAAAAGGGATACTCGTAGCCACAACGGAAGGCAAGTCGCTATATGAAAAACTGGGCTGGAAAATTTATACACCTTATACTACAGCCGTTATTCCTGCATTGATAACTTAA
- a CDS encoding class I SAM-dependent methyltransferase, with protein sequence MVDKKLHWENVFTNKQAHEVSWTQDVPHTSLDFIDGFNLPKTASIIDIGGGDSKLVDFLLAKGYRNITVLDISEKALERAKLRLGEQSALVKWIVSDITEFEPDQGYDIWHDRAAFHFLTTEEQISRYITIASRAVKQYMVIGTFSNDGPQKCSGLEIRQYSGETLSGQFAGYFEKIKCVTEDHITPFQTKQNFLFCSFSPICNA encoded by the coding sequence ATGGTGGATAAGAAATTACATTGGGAAAACGTCTTTACAAATAAGCAAGCCCATGAAGTAAGCTGGACACAGGATGTACCCCATACTTCTCTGGATTTCATAGATGGCTTTAATCTTCCGAAAACGGCAAGTATTATTGATATAGGGGGTGGAGACAGTAAACTGGTAGATTTTCTTTTAGCAAAAGGCTATCGGAACATTACAGTATTGGATATTTCGGAAAAGGCATTGGAGAGGGCAAAATTGCGGTTGGGAGAGCAGTCGGCCTTAGTGAAATGGATCGTATCTGACATTACCGAATTTGAGCCGGATCAGGGCTATGATATCTGGCATGACCGGGCAGCATTCCATTTCTTAACCACCGAGGAACAGATTAGCCGTTACATTACAATAGCGAGCAGAGCAGTTAAGCAGTATATGGTTATTGGAACATTTTCAAATGACGGGCCGCAAAAATGCAGCGGTTTAGAAATTAGGCAATATTCAGGGGAGACATTAAGTGGCCAGTTCGCCGGGTATTTCGAGAAAATAAAGTGTGTAACGGAAGATCATATAACCCCATTCCAGACAAAGCAAAATTTCTTGTTTTGTAGCTTTTCCCCGATTTGCAATGCCTAA
- a CDS encoding single-stranded DNA-binding protein codes for MEIITGRITADATVNTTRSGKEVVNFSIAINDGYKPKGGTFQEITTYVNCAYWLSTKATNRLRKGVMVQLYGRIGMNVFTKNNGEAAGSITCHVNDFKTLSPIRGASNGQHSANLSNLATAAVQSTQGNDDLPF; via the coding sequence ATGGAAATCATCACAGGCAGGATTACCGCAGATGCAACGGTAAACACCACAAGGAGCGGCAAAGAGGTCGTTAATTTTTCAATCGCCATCAATGACGGCTACAAACCCAAAGGCGGAACCTTTCAGGAAATCACCACCTATGTAAACTGTGCTTATTGGCTGAGTACAAAGGCTACAAATCGGTTAAGAAAAGGTGTTATGGTACAGCTATATGGGCGTATCGGCATGAATGTGTTTACAAAGAACAATGGCGAGGCAGCAGGTTCAATAACCTGTCATGTCAATGACTTCAAAACACTGTCCCCAATTCGGGGGGCTTCCAATGGGCAACACAGCGCAAACCTCAGCAATCTGGCTACAGCAGCGGTTCAAAGCACGCAGGGCAATGACGATTTGCCATTTTAA
- a CDS encoding antirestriction protein ArdA yields the protein MAHDSNIAEAAIYVGTYAKYNDGSLFGKWLKLSDYSDITEFYEACALLHKDEQDPEYMFQDYEHIPEELVSECSLSEKFFMVRDALEDLGDSETTPFLIWCNNTGRKLSSEDTDDLIADFKDDYIGEYDSEKDFAYELAQQRNDLSEFAKSYFDYEAYANDLFGDSYWSEDGYVFYNS from the coding sequence ATGGCACACGATAGCAATATAGCAGAAGCAGCCATCTATGTAGGCACTTATGCGAAATACAATGACGGTTCACTATTTGGAAAATGGCTGAAACTTAGCGACTACAGCGACATCACGGAATTTTACGAAGCCTGTGCTTTGTTGCATAAGGATGAACAAGACCCTGAGTATATGTTTCAGGACTACGAACACATACCCGAAGAGTTGGTAAGTGAATGCTCCCTTTCTGAAAAGTTTTTTATGGTACGCGATGCTTTGGAGGATTTAGGCGATTCAGAAACAACCCCTTTTTTGATATGGTGCAACAATACGGGTAGAAAACTTTCATCTGAGGACACCGACGATCTCATAGCAGATTTTAAGGATGATTATATAGGCGAGTATGATAGTGAGAAAGATTTTGCGTACGAGTTAGCACAGCAGCGCAATGACCTGTCAGAGTTTGCGAAATCCTATTTCGATTATGAAGCCTACGCAAACGATCTTTTTGGTGACAGCTATTGGAGCGAAGACGGGTATGTATTTTATAATTCCTAA